From Aliarcobacter butzleri, the proteins below share one genomic window:
- the hypD gene encoding hydrogenase formation protein HypD, whose protein sequence is MEKELQLKDLYDGFRDSKVIKAYKKLIDEDLKDYDKTINIMEVCGGHTHTIMKYGIPQLLNKKINFIHGPGCPVCVMPKDRIDSAYELSLQKDVILVTLGDMIKVPGSKGSLQKARSEGADVRFVYSPMDCLKIADENKDKIVVFFAIGFETTTPMTCALMEQVIKQDIKNILFHINHITVPEVMQVLVQDENCKIDAFLGPSHVSVISGSKIYEEFPRDYNKPVVVSGFEPVDVMQSISMIVKQFKEKRANLEIEYKRLVSYEGNLKAQEFINKYFKKVPFKFRGIGEVENSGYELKDEFDKYNAKIVYKDILPTQEVKENKACKCPEILKGVAKPTDCKIFGNVCTPTNPIGSCMVSSEGACSAYYKYGNLL, encoded by the coding sequence ATGGAAAAAGAGTTACAACTAAAAGATTTATATGATGGCTTTAGAGATTCAAAAGTTATAAAAGCATATAAAAAATTAATAGATGAAGATTTAAAAGATTATGATAAAACTATAAATATTATGGAAGTTTGTGGAGGACATACTCATACTATTATGAAGTATGGAATACCACAACTTTTGAATAAAAAAATAAACTTTATTCATGGACCTGGCTGTCCTGTTTGTGTTATGCCAAAAGATAGAATAGATAGTGCTTATGAGTTAAGTTTACAAAAAGATGTAATACTTGTAACACTTGGAGATATGATAAAAGTTCCTGGAAGTAAAGGAAGTTTACAAAAAGCAAGAAGTGAAGGTGCTGATGTAAGATTTGTCTATTCTCCTATGGATTGTTTAAAAATAGCAGATGAGAATAAAGATAAAATAGTAGTATTTTTTGCAATAGGATTTGAAACAACAACTCCAATGACTTGTGCTTTAATGGAGCAAGTAATAAAACAAGATATAAAAAATATTCTGTTTCATATAAATCATATAACAGTTCCTGAAGTAATGCAAGTATTAGTTCAAGATGAGAATTGTAAAATCGATGCTTTTTTAGGACCATCACATGTAAGTGTTATTAGTGGAAGTAAAATATATGAAGAATTTCCACGAGATTATAATAAACCAGTTGTTGTAAGTGGATTTGAACCAGTAGATGTGATGCAAAGTATCTCAATGATAGTAAAACAGTTCAAAGAAAAAAGAGCCAATTTGGAAATCGAGTATAAAAGACTGGTATCTTATGAGGGAAATCTAAAGGCTCAAGAATTTATAAATAAATACTTCAAAAAAGTTCCTTTTAAATTTAGAGGAATTGGAGAAGTAGAAAATAGTGGTTATGAACTAAAAGATGAGTTTGATAAATATAATGCAAAAATAGTTTATAAAGATATATTGCCTACACAAGAAGTAAAAGAGAATAAAGCTTGTAAATGTCCTGAGATTTTAAAAGGAGTTGCAAAACCAACTGATTGTAAAATCTTTGGAAATGTATGTACTCCAACAAATCCTATTGGTTCTTGTATGGTAAGCAGTGAAGGTGCTTGTAGTGCTTATTATAAATATGGGAATTTGTTGTAA
- a CDS encoding HypC/HybG/HupF family hydrogenase formation chaperone, translating into MCLSIPSKIKSIDTQMNTCVVDTMGVERSASLDLIDQEVKVGDYVLIHIGFAMNKIDEEYALESLKVYQEIIDKMEEDDRLAAIEESQNCPNR; encoded by the coding sequence ATGTGTTTATCAATACCATCGAAAATTAAAAGTATAGATACGCAAATGAACACTTGCGTAGTTGATACTATGGGAGTTGAAAGAAGTGCTAGTTTAGATTTGATAGATCAAGAGGTAAAAGTAGGAGATTATGTTTTAATTCATATAGGTTTTGCTATGAATAAAATAGATGAAGAATATGCCTTAGAATCTCTAAAAGTTTATCAAGAAATCATAGATAAAATGGAAGAAGATGACCGCTTAGCAGCTATTGAAGAATCACAAAACTGTCCAAATAGATAA
- the hypB gene encoding hydrogenase nickel incorporation protein HypB: MCKDCGCTIAGSEHQHHHDDHHHHDHDHNHGHSHHHSHDSASHQAAHETLHHNPQLNDAKTISVIQKILDKNDHEAAHNRAHFDNHKVLGINLMSSPGSGKTTFLENIADMVDFKFAVVEGDLETSRDADRLKAKGINAVQIQTGSACHLDAFMVHKGLHDISLDSIDVCFVENVGNLVCPASYDVGTHLNIVLVSVPEGEDKIAKYPVMFRCADLILITKTDLLPYFDYDIEKEKVEARKLKPNVDILEVNIKDKQSLQNVIDWINFKRKMR; the protein is encoded by the coding sequence ATGTGTAAAGATTGCGGTTGTACAATAGCAGGAAGCGAACATCAACATCATCATGATGATCATCATCATCACGACCATGACCATAATCATGGACATTCTCATCATCATTCACATGATAGTGCATCTCATCAAGCAGCACACGAAACACTACATCATAATCCACAATTAAATGATGCAAAAACAATTTCAGTTATTCAAAAAATTTTAGATAAAAATGATCACGAAGCAGCTCATAATAGAGCTCATTTTGATAATCACAAAGTTTTAGGAATAAACTTAATGTCAAGTCCAGGAAGTGGAAAAACTACATTTTTAGAAAATATTGCTGATATGGTTGATTTTAAATTTGCAGTTGTTGAAGGTGATTTGGAAACTTCAAGAGATGCAGATAGACTTAAAGCAAAAGGAATAAATGCAGTTCAGATACAAACAGGAAGTGCTTGTCACTTAGATGCATTTATGGTTCATAAAGGTTTACATGACATCTCTTTAGATAGTATTGATGTTTGTTTTGTGGAAAATGTAGGAAATTTAGTTTGTCCAGCATCTTATGATGTGGGAACTCACTTAAATATTGTTTTAGTTTCAGTTCCTGAAGGAGAAGACAAAATAGCAAAATATCCAGTTATGTTTAGATGCGCTGATTTAATTCTTATTACAAAAACAGATTTACTTCCATATTTTGATTATGATATTGAAAAAGAGAAAGTAGAAGCTAGAAAACTAAAACCAAATGTAGATATTTTAGAAGTAAATATCAAAGATAAACAATCTTTACAAAATGTAATTGATTGGATAAATTTCAAAAGAAAGATGCGATAA
- a CDS encoding methyl-accepting chemotaxis protein, with amino-acid sequence MLKDVSTRKKLFLLPIVFIVVIIACASIFLYFESNANARQNVVKQTDILIQQMLKGRISVYQFLQNPNEQTALKVRNDFSDLQANLRDLKTKLAEKENIDLVGELLDLSGRYLYLFDRMYPIKIAQFNGTLENSEQLTSIIKEIANTGLTLEDKLNLISKNSAELKDKTLKNMDIILVITIILAIIFFVSFSLFLANSLIKSLANFENGLLSFFDFINNDNNGKIEFLDDSSKDEFGTMAKAVNENIEKTKRTLESDKKFLGEIDAIAEDIKNGFLNKRLNNKAESRNLESLREHLNDMFHSLQIKICTNINHVTEALEKYAKLDFTYRIPNCKSGVTTGLNNLADIINEMLVENKSNGLTLGGSSEILLKNVDLLNRNSNEAAAALEETAAAVEEISSNISSNTDNIIQMSRLASSVTSSVTNGQTLASQTTSAMNEIDKEVNAINEAITVIDQIAFQTNILSLNAAVEAATAGEAGKGFAVVAQEVRNLASRSAEAAREIKNLVESATQKADQGKKISEDMISGYKALNENIIQTIELIKGVESSSKEQLAGIEQINHAINSLDQQTQQNAQIASQTYGVAVQTDTIAKLVLSNANAKEFIGKDEVKAKNLEETTKNIGVVNIKKSTPKKQETQIKKSQNEIKPTTKDDDEWTSF; translated from the coding sequence ATGCTAAAAGATGTTTCTACTAGAAAAAAGTTATTTTTATTACCAATAGTATTTATTGTTGTAATTATTGCCTGTGCTTCGATATTTTTATATTTTGAAAGTAATGCAAATGCAAGACAAAATGTTGTTAAACAAACAGATATACTTATACAACAAATGTTAAAAGGAAGAATTTCTGTTTATCAATTTTTACAAAATCCAAATGAACAAACTGCTTTAAAAGTAAGAAATGATTTTTCTGATTTACAAGCAAATCTTAGAGATTTAAAAACTAAATTAGCTGAAAAAGAAAATATTGATTTAGTTGGCGAACTTTTAGATTTATCTGGAAGATATCTATATTTATTTGATAGAATGTATCCTATAAAAATTGCGCAATTTAATGGAACTTTAGAAAATAGTGAACAACTTACAAGTATTATCAAAGAGATTGCAAATACTGGTCTTACTTTAGAAGATAAATTAAATCTTATTAGCAAAAACTCTGCTGAACTTAAAGATAAAACTTTAAAAAATATGGATATTATATTAGTTATAACTATCATCCTTGCGATTATTTTCTTCGTATCATTCTCACTTTTCTTAGCAAATAGTTTGATAAAATCTTTAGCTAATTTTGAAAATGGATTATTAAGCTTTTTTGACTTTATAAACAATGATAATAACGGCAAAATAGAGTTTTTAGACGATAGTTCAAAAGATGAATTTGGTACTATGGCAAAAGCTGTAAATGAAAATATTGAAAAAACGAAAAGAACTTTAGAATCTGATAAAAAGTTTTTAGGTGAAATTGATGCTATTGCAGAAGATATAAAAAATGGATTTTTAAATAAAAGGCTAAACAATAAAGCTGAATCTAGAAATTTAGAATCTTTAAGAGAGCATCTAAATGATATGTTCCATAGTTTACAAATAAAAATTTGTACAAATATAAATCATGTAACAGAAGCTCTTGAAAAATATGCAAAACTTGATTTTACATATAGGATTCCTAATTGTAAAAGTGGTGTAACAACTGGTTTAAATAATCTTGCAGATATTATAAATGAAATGCTTGTTGAAAATAAATCAAATGGTTTAACTTTAGGTGGAAGTAGTGAAATTTTACTTAAAAATGTTGATTTGCTAAATAGAAACTCAAATGAAGCTGCTGCTGCTTTAGAAGAAACTGCAGCTGCTGTTGAAGAGATTTCAAGTAATATTTCAAGCAATACAGATAATATTATTCAAATGTCAAGACTTGCTTCAAGTGTTACAAGTTCTGTAACAAATGGACAAACACTAGCAAGCCAAACAACAAGTGCAATGAATGAAATAGACAAAGAAGTAAATGCTATAAATGAAGCAATTACAGTAATTGACCAAATTGCCTTCCAAACAAATATTCTTTCTCTTAATGCTGCTGTTGAGGCTGCAACTGCTGGAGAAGCTGGAAAAGGATTTGCTGTTGTTGCACAAGAAGTACGAAACCTAGCAAGTAGAAGTGCTGAAGCTGCACGCGAAATAAAAAATCTAGTTGAAAGTGCGACACAAAAAGCAGATCAAGGTAAAAAAATATCAGAAGATATGATAAGTGGATATAAAGCACTAAATGAAAATATAATACAAACTATTGAGCTTATAAAAGGTGTTGAATCTTCAAGTAAAGAACAACTTGCAGGAATTGAACAAATAAATCACGCAATCAACTCTTTAGACCAACAAACTCAACAAAATGCACAAATTGCATCTCAAACTTATGGTGTTGCTGTTCAAACTGATACAATTGCTAAATTAGTTCTTTCAAATGCAAATGCAAAAGAATTTATTGGTAAAGATGAAGTTAAAGCAAAAAATCTAGAAGAGACAACAAAAAATATAGGAGTTGTAAATATCAAAAAATCAACGCCAAAAAAACAAGAAACACAAATCAAAAAGTCTCAAAATGAAATAAAACCAACAACAAAAGATGATGATGAATGGACAAGTTTTTAA
- a CDS encoding YitT family protein encodes MKKINLKHYIYIVLGSLAMAFGTVCFLSPNQIITGGGVGISLLLHALFPQITLGIFMAIVSIPFLIMSYIYFGKYYLFKTFIVVILLSTFTDVLKEVLHIKPMTNDILLAAIFGGIFIGLGVGFVIKGRASTGSTSVVGEIVAKKTKYKAAEVLLAIDATIMFASVFVYNDINKSLYSMISVYVGIRVIDMILTGRPSKKIVNIVSNNVEVLKEQIRERIEEHGTILTGIGLHQGQNKTIIYVTVEASKIDLLKNLITKYDPDAFMIITEASEFLGRGSK; translated from the coding sequence ATGAAAAAAATAAATTTAAAACATTATATATATATAGTATTAGGTTCATTAGCAATGGCATTTGGAACAGTATGTTTTTTATCTCCAAATCAGATAATTACAGGTGGAGGAGTAGGAATTTCTTTACTTTTACATGCACTTTTCCCTCAAATTACTTTAGGTATTTTTATGGCGATAGTTAGTATTCCATTTTTGATTATGTCATACATATATTTTGGAAAATACTATTTATTTAAAACATTTATTGTAGTTATTCTTTTATCGACTTTTACAGATGTTTTAAAAGAAGTTTTACATATAAAACCGATGACAAATGATATTTTATTAGCTGCAATTTTTGGTGGGATTTTTATAGGTTTAGGTGTTGGTTTTGTAATAAAAGGAAGAGCATCGACAGGAAGTACTTCGGTTGTTGGAGAGATAGTTGCTAAAAAAACAAAATATAAAGCAGCAGAAGTTTTACTTGCTATTGATGCAACAATTATGTTTGCATCGGTTTTTGTTTATAACGATATAAATAAATCCCTTTATAGTATGATTAGTGTTTATGTTGGAATTAGAGTTATTGATATGATTTTAACAGGTCGTCCTTCTAAAAAAATAGTAAATATTGTTTCAAATAATGTAGAAGTTTTAAAAGAGCAAATAAGAGAAAGAATTGAAGAACACGGTACAATTTTAACAGGAATTGGACTTCATCAAGGACAAAATAAAACTATTATTTATGTTACAGTTGAAGCTAGTAAAATTGATTTATTAAAGAATTTGATAACAAAATATGACCCAGATGCTTTTATGATAATAACAGAAGCTTCAGAGTTTTTAGGCAGAGGTTCAAAATAA
- a CDS encoding BaiN/RdsA family NAD(P)/FAD-dependent oxidoreductase has translation MKNIYDCIVIGGGPAGILASISCASEKNSVLLLEKLPKIAAKLKATGGGKCNLTNTLSTEEFMAKFGKNGRFMSHALEIFNASDLRNFFAKIGVETIARDGFRVFPVNHSSSIILSALDEELKRVGVEVECSVAIQTIKKEDDIFIITSKDKIYKSKNIIIATGGLGYPILGATGDGYIYAKDFGHSITSTHPAMMPLMTKEKNFASCKADTIAKAILKVNIPKYKNLKLVGDLIFTKEGLRGPVILDFAREITPILAKHSEVPLLINFLKGKNEEEIFSHLKNEIAKNPTHTILENLETLLATSVATEILNICQIDTSLRFKQIEGIKREKLVKTLAWTPFTIIGHEGFKNAMITRGGVELKEIDSKTMQSKIVDGLYFCGEVVNIDGPCGGYNLQWSFSSGFLAGKLNK, from the coding sequence TTGAAAAATATTTATGATTGTATAGTTATTGGTGGGGGACCTGCTGGAATCCTAGCTAGTATTAGTTGTGCTAGCGAAAAAAATAGTGTCTTACTTCTTGAAAAACTTCCAAAAATCGCAGCTAAACTAAAAGCAACAGGTGGAGGAAAGTGTAATCTTACAAATACTTTATCAACTGAAGAGTTTATGGCAAAGTTTGGTAAAAATGGTCGTTTTATGAGCCATGCTTTGGAAATTTTTAATGCAAGTGATTTAAGAAATTTTTTTGCCAAAATTGGGGTTGAAACAATAGCTAGAGATGGTTTTAGAGTATTTCCTGTAAATCATAGTTCAAGTATAATTTTAAGTGCTTTAGATGAAGAACTAAAAAGAGTTGGAGTGGAAGTTGAGTGTTCAGTTGCAATACAAACTATAAAAAAAGAAGATGATATTTTTATCATAACTTCAAAAGATAAAATCTATAAATCAAAAAATATCATCATAGCAACTGGAGGTTTGGGTTATCCAATTCTTGGAGCAACTGGTGATGGATATATCTATGCAAAAGATTTTGGTCATAGTATCACATCAACTCATCCCGCTATGATGCCACTAATGACAAAAGAGAAAAACTTTGCTTCTTGTAAAGCTGATACGATTGCAAAAGCTATTTTAAAAGTAAATATTCCTAAATACAAAAACTTAAAACTTGTTGGAGATTTGATTTTTACAAAAGAGGGTTTAAGAGGTCCAGTTATTTTGGATTTTGCAAGAGAAATTACTCCTATTTTAGCAAAACACAGTGAAGTTCCACTTTTGATAAATTTTTTAAAAGGAAAAAATGAAGAAGAGATTTTTTCTCATCTAAAAAATGAGATAGCAAAAAATCCAACACATACTATTTTAGAAAATTTAGAAACTCTACTTGCAACAAGTGTTGCAACTGAGATTTTAAATATTTGCCAGATTGATACAAGTTTACGATTTAAACAAATTGAAGGAATAAAAAGAGAAAAATTGGTTAAAACATTAGCTTGGACACCTTTTACAATTATAGGTCATGAGGGATTTAAAAATGCCATGATTACAAGAGGTGGAGTTGAACTAAAAGAGATTGATTCGAAAACTATGCAAAGTAAAATAGTAGATGGTTTATACTTTTGTGGAGAAGTTGTAAATATAGATGGACCTTGTGGCGGATATAATCTCCAATGGTCTTTTTCAAGTGGTTTTTTAGCTGGAAAATTAAATAAATAA
- a CDS encoding DUF808 family protein: MAGILGYLSILADDIGSLAGKTMATTAKSLATSLDDIGLLFDDIATYTKLASIKSSGLLVDDLAAIANFTNETTSEILKKELEKAKSVEEFQENIKKLDTKTQQEIILELEHIRNVAMLEAKRKAALRELPIVYKIAKGSFINKFIIIPIVLLLSYLAPWAIAPILIIGGAYLAYEGVESILEKFFHHEEHNEDNNKKEISNENFEDEKVKSAVKTDFILSFEIIVISLSLLDNSDFLTKLFVLISVGILTTIFVYGIVAFIIKLDDIGFYLQEKRSEILQKIGDGFVKAMPYIIKVIGVLGTIAMLAVGGGIIAHETHILSSFSETLKAVPLGGFFSEILLGAIVGYIVVLVVPIFSKVAKKVKLSK; encoded by the coding sequence ATGGCTGGAATATTGGGCTATTTATCTATTTTAGCTGATGATATTGGATCACTTGCTGGAAAAACTATGGCAACAACTGCAAAATCTCTTGCTACTTCACTAGATGATATTGGGCTACTTTTTGATGATATTGCAACTTATACAAAACTTGCAAGTATAAAATCAAGTGGTCTTTTAGTTGATGACCTTGCAGCAATTGCAAATTTTACAAATGAAACAACTTCAGAAATCCTAAAAAAAGAGCTAGAAAAAGCAAAATCAGTTGAAGAATTTCAAGAAAATATAAAAAAACTAGATACTAAAACTCAACAAGAAATTATTTTAGAGTTAGAACATATAAGAAATGTAGCAATGCTTGAAGCAAAAAGAAAAGCAGCACTTAGAGAGCTTCCAATTGTTTATAAAATTGCAAAAGGAAGTTTTATAAATAAATTTATCATCATTCCTATTGTTTTACTTTTAAGTTATCTAGCACCTTGGGCAATAGCTCCTATTTTAATCATCGGAGGAGCATATTTAGCTTATGAAGGAGTTGAGAGTATCTTAGAAAAGTTTTTTCACCATGAAGAACATAATGAAGATAACAATAAAAAAGAGATTTCAAATGAAAACTTTGAAGATGAGAAAGTAAAAAGTGCTGTAAAAACAGACTTTATTTTATCTTTTGAGATTATTGTAATTAGTTTAAGTTTACTTGATAATAGTGATTTTTTAACTAAACTTTTTGTTCTAATTAGTGTTGGAATTTTGACAACTATTTTTGTATATGGAATAGTTGCATTTATCATAAAACTTGATGATATAGGTTTTTATTTACAAGAAAAAAGAAGTGAAATCTTACAAAAAATTGGAGATGGTTTTGTAAAAGCTATGCCATATATTATAAAAGTTATTGGTGTTTTAGGAACTATTGCTATGCTTGCTGTTGGTGGAGGAATAATAGCACACGAAACACATATTTTAAGCTCATTTAGTGAAACTTTAAAAGCTGTTCCTCTTGGTGGATTTTTTAGTGAGATACTATTGGGAGCAATAGTAGGATATATTGTTGTTTTAGTAGTACCAATATTTTCAAAAGTAGCAAAAAAAGTAAAATTAAGTAAGTAA
- a CDS encoding DUF481 domain-containing protein: MNKIINKIFIISTITTFSYSLDFTKHLELSYVDTSGNTNTSTFSAKLETLTKLAEGEELKAKATVLYSKDNDETSANKYDIEVDYNHMINEKLYSYMGINYINDELSDYDYRLNIGPGFGYKFINDDIQTLDIQAGLDYAFDKYENGKKDEYVAPRTETNYRYRINDNMQFKQMLSFLISSEDSEKYFFTSESSLNLKMIENISLGISYRIDYVNQTEKENTDRKFLTSLIIDF; encoded by the coding sequence ATGAATAAAATTATAAATAAAATTTTTATTATATCTACTATAACTACATTTTCTTACTCTTTAGATTTTACTAAACATTTAGAATTATCTTATGTCGATACAAGTGGAAATACGAATACAAGTACTTTTTCAGCAAAACTTGAAACTCTTACAAAACTTGCTGAAGGTGAAGAACTAAAAGCAAAAGCAACAGTTTTATATAGTAAAGATAATGATGAAACATCAGCAAATAAATATGATATTGAAGTTGATTATAATCATATGATAAATGAAAAACTCTATTCTTATATGGGAATAAATTATATAAATGATGAATTATCAGATTATGATTATAGATTAAATATAGGTCCTGGATTTGGATACAAATTTATAAATGATGATATTCAAACTTTAGATATTCAAGCTGGATTGGATTATGCTTTTGATAAGTATGAAAATGGGAAAAAAGATGAATATGTCGCTCCAAGAACAGAGACAAATTATAGATATAGAATAAATGACAATATGCAGTTCAAACAAATGTTAAGCTTCTTAATATCTTCAGAAGATAGTGAAAAATACTTCTTTACGAGTGAATCTAGTCTAAATCTAAAAATGATAGAAAATATCTCTTTAGGAATTAGTTATAGAATAGATTATGTAAATCAAACAGAAAAAGAAAATACTGATAGAAAGTTTTTAACTTCATTGATTATAGATTTTTAA
- a CDS encoding DUF3817 domain-containing protein, with translation MNNINFDRFKTISFIEGLSFLILLFIAMPLKYFVGLPIAVKIVGMAHGVLFILFCIFLYKAMKENNWKIGTGILLFIYSVIPFGFIPIEKTIMKIHNKEI, from the coding sequence ATGAACAATATAAATTTTGACAGATTTAAAACTATCTCGTTTATTGAAGGATTATCATTTTTAATTTTATTATTTATTGCAATGCCATTAAAATATTTTGTAGGATTGCCAATAGCTGTTAAGATAGTAGGAATGGCTCATGGTGTTTTATTTATTCTATTTTGTATTTTTTTATATAAAGCGATGAAAGAGAATAACTGGAAAATAGGAACTGGAATTTTACTTTTTATATATTCTGTGATTCCTTTTGGATTTATTCCAATCGAAAAAACTATTATGAAAATTCACAATAAAGAGATTTAA
- the thiI gene encoding tRNA uracil 4-sulfurtransferase ThiI yields MNNSQIKTQKFIIKYFTEIMIKGQTAKRQMIAQVYNNLVSILSKISPEIKIKRFFDKIEVVCPVEVVDSVRAKLLETPGIEQVLEALQFDNMHTLDDIKVKVNEMMSHEIKDKTFVVRAKRTGAQEFKSTDIEKTVGGYMLAMNSKDTKGVTLKNAEVTINIELEHAQLNIITKKYMGLGGFPIGTQGSVISLMSGGFDSTVASYLTMKRGIKTHFIFFNLGGLAHEIGVKQVAYYLWNKFGSSHRVSFISVPFEDVVSQIFKDVSQPYMGVMLKRLMLLASEKIADSLGIDALVTGESVAQVSSQTLRNLALIDQCTNKLVLRPLSMMSKPDIIEIAQKIGTRRFAEAMPEYCGVISKNPVTHGSYERMEKEARGFDYSILDEAVKKASFVNVDEIDENVGEIGQMEIISDLSNAEYTVIDIRQTPDCVKTSVETIKIPFYDLKKEFKKLPQDKTYLFYCDKGIMSQLHAQYLRDSEGYTNIKVYRP; encoded by the coding sequence ATGAATAATTCTCAAATCAAAACACAAAAATTTATAATCAAATATTTCACAGAAATAATGATAAAAGGTCAAACAGCAAAAAGACAAATGATCGCACAAGTTTATAACAATCTTGTATCAATCTTATCAAAAATATCACCTGAAATTAAGATAAAAAGATTCTTCGATAAAATCGAAGTTGTTTGCCCAGTTGAAGTAGTTGATAGTGTAAGAGCTAAACTTCTTGAAACTCCTGGAATTGAACAAGTTTTAGAAGCTTTACAGTTTGATAATATGCATACACTTGATGATATTAAAGTAAAAGTAAATGAGATGATGAGCCATGAGATAAAAGATAAAACTTTTGTCGTAAGAGCTAAAAGAACAGGTGCCCAAGAGTTCAAATCAACTGATATTGAAAAAACTGTTGGTGGATATATGTTAGCTATGAATAGTAAAGATACTAAAGGTGTAACACTAAAAAATGCTGAAGTTACTATAAATATTGAACTTGAACATGCACAGTTAAATATTATTACAAAAAAATATATGGGACTAGGTGGATTTCCAATAGGAACTCAAGGAAGTGTTATATCTTTGATGTCTGGTGGATTTGACTCAACAGTTGCTTCATATTTAACTATGAAAAGAGGAATAAAAACTCACTTTATTTTCTTTAATCTTGGTGGATTAGCACATGAAATAGGTGTAAAACAAGTTGCATATTATTTATGGAATAAATTTGGAAGTTCTCATAGAGTTTCATTTATAAGTGTTCCTTTTGAAGATGTTGTTTCTCAAATTTTTAAAGATGTAAGTCAGCCTTATATGGGTGTTATGCTAAAAAGACTTATGTTACTTGCTAGTGAAAAAATAGCTGATAGTTTAGGAATAGATGCTTTAGTAACAGGAGAGAGTGTTGCACAAGTTTCTAGTCAAACATTAAGAAATCTTGCTTTGATTGACCAATGTACAAATAAATTAGTTTTAAGACCACTTTCTATGATGAGTAAACCTGATATTATAGAAATTGCACAAAAAATAGGTACAAGAAGATTTGCTGAAGCAATGCCAGAATATTGTGGAGTAATTTCAAAAAATCCAGTAACTCACGGAAGTTATGAAAGAATGGAAAAAGAAGCACGAGGTTTTGATTATTCTATTTTAGATGAAGCAGTTAAAAAAGCATCTTTTGTAAATGTTGATGAAATAGATGAAAATGTAGGTGAAATAGGGCAAATGGAAATAATTTCTGATTTGAGTAATGCAGAATATACTGTTATTGATATTAGACAAACACCTGATTGTGTAAAAACTTCTGTTGAAACTATAAAAATTCCTTTTTATGATTTGAAAAAAGAGTTTAAAAAACTTCCTCAAGATAAAACATATCTATTTTACTGTGATAAAGGAATTATGAGCCAACTTCACGCACAATATTTAAGAGATAGTGAAGGGTATACAAATATAAAAGTTTATAGACCCTAA